CCGGTCCATGACGGCTGGGGAAGGCCTGATCATTCCCGCCGGCCTGCCGCACCTGTTCGAGAACGGGACGGATGCCACGCGCATCGCCATTACCTATGTGGTGGAGAAGGACAAGCCGCTGGTCACCTCCGCGCCACTCTGAGGCGCCGCATCGCCCATTCTGCGGCACCTTTGCCCCAAACGCGCCGACGGGCGCGGCATCACCGATGCCACGCCCGTCGGTTCAGATGGAGGGGGCTCTCACTCCGCCGGGGCAGGGAGGGCTTCGGAGGTATGGTCGAGCATTTCCTCGTGCATCTCCTTTTCCATGGCGATCTGCCTGACGATGAAGACCACGAAGAAGGCGCCCGCCAAGGCCGCGAACAGATATTCGAAGCCGTGGAAGGGGTAGATCTCCGCCATTTCGGAGACCTTGGCGAGAGAGGTCACACCGGTATTCATGATCGATAGTCTCCTTGTGCTCTAAGGCGTGAGGATCAGAGCTTGGCTTCCTTGCGCTGGATCGCCTCGAAGGCGGCTTCCATGCCGGAGGCGGCGGGGTAGGTGACGGGGATGTGCTTGCCGTCGAGGCCGTGGATTTCCACGGCAGGCGCCACCCGCAGCAGGCCGGCCATCTTCAGCAGCTTGCCGATGATGAGGCCGGGGATGAGGCCGAAGCCCAGCGCAAACACCAGCGAGCCGATGATGTTGCCGATGGGGGTGACAACCGGGAGCCCTTCGGCGTTGCGGCCGAACCAGCCGGCGCCTTCGGACAGGGCAATGAGCGTCCCGTCCGAGGGCATGATGGCCGGGTAGCCCCACAGGGCGAAGCCCGCCACGATGCCGCCGAACAGGCCGCAATAGCCATGCACGGCCACCGCTCCCACCGCGTCGTCGATCTTGTACTTCCGCTCCACCCAATAGTGCAGCTTGTAGGCCATGATGGTGCCGGCGATGGCGATGATCATGGCGACCACGGGATGGTAAAGGTCGTTGCCGGACGAGGCGCTGATCAGCCCGGTGAGGCCGCCGGAATAGGTCCAGTAGGCATTGCCGTTGCTGATCAGGTAGGCCGTGACCATGCCGCCGAACAGGGCCATGAGGAAGTTCATGGTGACGCCGGACAGCGTGATCGGAACGCCATAGATGTTGGTGGCGGTCCAATAGGGCGCCGCTTCCGTGCCCACGTTCGCGATCGGGATGTGGCAGGCGGCATAGAAGCCCCAGAAGCCCACATAGATCATGAACAGGCCGATGGTGATGAGCCAGGGATTGTGCGCAGGGATTTCCCGCGGCGTGCCATCGGGGGCGAACTTCCCGATGCGCGGACCCACATGGATGAGAATGCCGAGCGTCGCAAAGCCGGCAACCGAGTGGAGGATGGCCGAGCAATACTGGTCATGATAGCCCAGATACTGTGCCATCCAGCCATTGCCGGCCCAGGCCCAGGCGGCGGGGACGACCCACGCAATGGCGCCCACATAGACGGCGATGATGAAGAAACCCGAGGTCTTGGTGCGCTCAATGAGGGCGCCGGAGACAATGGAGGCCGCCGTCATGCCGAACAGGGCGAAGGCCGCCCAGAACACGCCGGAGATGCGGTCCGTGAGGTTGGGCGCGATCTTCGTGGACCAGGGCTCGAAGCCGGTCTCAAAGCTGAGCGCCGTGGACGACACCGGCCAGCCCTGGAAGGCGATGTAGATCCACATGCCGAACAGGAAGAAGGCAAGACCGACCAGCGGAATCGCCATCGTGTTCTTCAAAAGCGTGTGCTGGACATTCTTAACCCGCGCAGCGCCGACTTCGTACATGCAGAAGCCGACATGGATGAAGAACATGAGGACGACCGTCAGGAAGAAATAGAATTCCGTGAATATGGTCGTCAGGGCTGTCAATTGATCTGTCATGCTGATCCCCAAACCCGTTGCCCTCAGCCGGTGGGCCTGCGCCAGATGTTTGCGAGAACATCGGCCTCGGCCAGATCACAGGCATTTCACTCTGGAGCAACTTTTATGCCAGAGAGGTGACGCGAGGGGCTGAGCCGCAGCGCCATGCCGATGGGGCAGACCCTGGGACAGGAGACGTGGCTCTAAGTCATTCGGGACGCGATGATTTCCTGCTCGCGCCCCATTACTTAACGGCCTTTGGGGCAGCATCAATAAAAGGGCGATGTGGCAGATTGCTCGTCAATGGTCGCGTCATCTGCACAAAGAACAATCTGTCATAGAGGCCGGCTGCCTGCCGAACGGGCGGAAAACGGTGCTGTCCAACAAAAAGGCCCCGGACAGATGTCCGGGGCCCAAGGCAGAGGAAGAGAAAGAAGGCAGGCGCGCCGCCGGTCAGATGTCCAGCGTGTTGTCCCGCTCCCACTGGGTGAGATGGCGGGAATAGGCGTTCCATTCCTCGGTCTTGAGCTTGAGGTAACCGGCGACGAAGCTCTCGCCGAGGCTGTCCTTCAGCACCTTGGACTTCTCCAGCGCACGCATGGCGTCCAGCATGTTGAGGGGCAGCTTCTTGGCGCCCTTCACCTTGTGGCCGTCCGTATACATGTTGATGTCGAGGCGCTTGCCGGGATCACGGGCATTGGTGATGCCGTCGAGGCCCGACGCCAGGACGCCCGCCTGGAGCAGATAGGGGTTGGCCGCGCCGTCGGCGAGGCGGAACTCGAACCGGCCGGCATCGGGGATGCGGATCATGTGGGTGCGGTTATTGCCCGTATAGGTCACCGTATTGGGCGCCCAGGTGGCGCCCGAAATGGTGCGCGGGGCGTTGATGCGCTTGTAGGAATTCACCGTCGGATTGGTGATGGCGCACAGCGCGTCTGCATTGTGGATGAGGCCGCCGATGAAGTTATAGCCGAGCGAAGAAACCCCCAGCTCGCCTTTGGGATCGGAGAAGGCGTTCTTGCCCTTGTTCCAGAGCGAGACATGCACATGGCAGCCGGAGCCCGTCAGATTGATAAAGGGCTTCGGCATGAAGGTGGCGCGCAGCCCGTGCTTCTCGGCGATGGACTTGACCATGAATTTGAAGAAAACGTGCCGGTCGGCGGTCAGCAGGGCGGCATCATAGTTCCAGTTCATCTCGAACTGGCCGTTGGCGTCCTCATGGTCGTTCTGGTAGGCGCCCCAGCCAAGCGTCAGCATGGCATCGCAAATTTCCTTGATGACCTCGTAGCGGCGCATCAAGGCGGACTGGTCGTAGCAGGGCTTTTCGGCGCGGTCGGAGCCGTCCGAGATGGCGGTGCCGTCGGCGGAGATGAGGAAGTATTCGCACTCGACGCCGGTCTTCATCTCGTAGCCGAGGCTGGAGGCAGCCGCGAGCTGCTTCTTCAGCACCGTGCGCGGCGCCTGCGCCACTTCCTGGCCGTCCATATAGAGGTCGGAGGCGAGCCAGCCGATTTCCGGCTTCCAGGGCAGCTGGATGAGGGAAGAGGCGTCCGGCACCGCGAACAGGTCGGGATCGGCCGGGCTCATGTCGAGCCAGGTGGCAAAGCCCGCAAAGCCCGCGCCCGCCTTCTGCATGTCGCCGATGGCGGAGGCGGGCACCAGCTTGGCGCGCAGGCCGCCGAACAGGTCCACATAGGAGATGAGGAAATATTTGATGCCCTTCTCCTGCGCGACCTTTTCAAGGTCGGCGGAGGCGGCGATGGAGGCGCGGCCTTCGGCTTCGCGCGGCAGGTCGAACGAACGGGTCATGTGCTGTCCCCTGGAAGGTCTTCGTTTTCGTTACGCAAAACCGCGCCGGTCGTGCCCGGCGCGGCTGGATACTGAGGTCAGAAGCCGGTGCGGCCCGGGATCCAGTTGGTGCCCGCCAGCGGCACGCCGGCCATAGCGGCGGCCTCGATGGTGAGCGAGACCAGGTCCTCCGGCTCCAGATTGTGCAGGTGGCTCTTGCCGCAGGCGCGGGCGATGGTCTGGGCTTCCAGGGTCATCACGCCCAAGTAATTGGCGAGGCGACGGCCGGCCTTGATGGGGTCGAGGCGCGACCACAGTTCGGGATCCTGGGTGGTGATGCCCGCCGGATCGCGGCCCTCGTGCCAGTCATCATAGGCCCCCGCCGTGGTGCCCAGTGCCTGGTATTCTTCCTCATATTGCGGGTCATTGTCGCCCAGCGCCACCAGGGCCGCCGTGCCGATGGCCACTGCGTCGGCGCCGAGCGCCAGGGCTTTGGCCACGTCCGCGCCATTGCGGATGCCGCCGGAGACGATGAGCTGCACCTTGCGATGCATGCCGAGATCCTGCAGCGCCTGCACCGCCGGGCGGATGGCGGAGAGGATCGGAATGCCCACATGCTCGATGAACACGTCCTGCGTGGCAGCCGTGCCCCCCTGCATGCCGTCCAGCACCACCACGTCGGCACCGGACTTCACGGCGAGGGAGATGTCGTAATAGGGACGGGAGGCGCCGACCTTCACATAGATGGGCTTTTCCCAGTCGGTGATCTCGCGCAGCTCCTCGATTTTGATTTCGAGGTCGTCCGGGCCGGTCCAGTCGGGATGGCGGCAGGCGGAGCGCTGGTCGATGCCCTTGGGCAAGGTGCGCATGGCGGCGACGCGATCCGAGATCTTCTGGCCGAGGAGCATGCCGCCGCCGCCGGGCTTGGCACCCTGGCCGATCACCACCTCGATGGCATCGGCCTTGCGCAGGTCGTCCGGGTTCATGCCATAGCGGGACGGAAGATACTGGTAGACCAGGGTGGAGGAATGGCCGCGCTCTTCCGGCGTCATGCCGCCATCGCCCGTGGTGGTGGAGGTGCCCATGGCCGAGGCGCCGCGCCCGAGCGCTTCCTTGGCGGGGGCCGAGAGGGCACCGAAGCTCATGCCGGCAATGGTCACCGGGGTCTTCAGATGGATGGGCTTCTTGGCAAAGCGGGTGCCGAGCACCACGTCGGTGCCGCACTTCTCGCGATAGCCTTCCAGCGGATAGCGCGAGACCGAGGCGCCCAAGAACAAGAGGTCGTCGAAATGGGGCAGCTTGCGCTTGGTGCCGCCGCCGCGAATGTCATAGATGCCGGTTGCCGCGGCGCGACGGATCTCGGCCAGCGTGTGCGGATCGAAGGTGGACGAGAAGCGCGGCAAGGTGCGCGGGACATTGGTGTGGGAGGTCATCTGATCCTCACGCGAGAAAAGACGTTTGACGGGGCGCGGCAGGCGTCCTCTCCCGCAGGCGGGAGAGGGGAGGGCGCTCAGTAGGCGCCGGCATTGTCGATGTGGAAATTGTAGAGCTGACGGGCGGAGCCGTAGCGCTTGAACTCGGACACATCGACGGTGCCCGCGAGGCCCGCGGCCGTGAGCTTCTCGTGCAGATGCAGCTTGTGCTCCTCGCGCAGCTCCTTCTCGATGCAGTCAGCACCGAGGCTCTTCACCGAGCCGCGCACGAAGAGCTTGGCCTCATAGAGGCTGTCGCCCAGCGCATCGCCCGCATCGCCGAACACGATCAGCGAGCCGGCTTGGCCCATGAAGGCGCTCATATGGCCCACCGAGCCCTGCACGATGATGTCGATGCCCTTCATGGAAATGCCGCAGCGGGCCGAAGCATTGCCGTCGATCCGAAGCATGCCGCCATGGGCGGTGGCCCCCGCCGACTGGCTGGCATCGCCCCGCACATGGACGAAGCCGCTCATCATGTTCTCGGCCACGCCCACCCCGGCATTGCCGTGAATGATGACGTTGGCCTGCTGGTTCATGCCGGCGCAATAATAGCCCACATGCCCGTCCACCTCGATGGTGAGGGGCGCCTTGACGCCGGCGGCGAGGGCATGGCGGCCATTGGGGTTGAGCACCCGCCAGTGCCGGGTGTTGCTTTCGCCTGTGGCCTTGTGGAGCGCGGCGTTCAGTTCGCGCAGGGGGGTCTCTGCGAGGTCGAACGTGACGTCGGGATTGAAGGCGTTCATGCGGCGCGGTCCCAGAAATAGACGGTGGCGGGTTCGGGCTCGAAGACGCGGGCCTTGGAGATGCCCGGCAGATCCACGAGCGCGCGGTATTCGGAGCCGAAGGCGACATATTGGTCAGTCTCGGCCATCACGGCGGGCTTGCAGGCGATGGGGTCGCGCAGGACGCCGAAGCCGCTTTCCGTGCCCACCACGAAGGTGAAGAAGCCGTCGAGGTCGCCAAGGCCGGCTTCCAGCGCCTCGCCCAGGGACTTGCCCTGCTGCATGCGCCAGGTGAGGTAGCCGGCCGCCACTTCGCTGTCATTCTCGGTGGCGAACGAAATGCCCTCGCGGCGCAGATTGCGGCGCAGGTCATTGTGGTTGGACAGCGAGCCGTTGTGCACCAGGCACTGGTCGGCGCCGGTGGAGAAGGGGTGGGCGCCGGCGGTGGTCACCGCGCTCTCGGTGGCCATGCGGGTGTGGCCGATGCCATGGGTGCCGGACATGCGGGGCAGGTCGAAGCGCTCCGCCACTTGGCGGGGCAGGCCCACTTCCTTGAAAATTTCCATGCGCGAGCCGGTACCGACGATGGCCACCTCAGGGTGGCGCTCGGCGAGCGCCGCGCGCACCGCGCTTTCATGGGCCTTGGGCACCTCGATGACCGCATGGGTGGAGCGCACCACCAGCTTGGGCGCGCCGCCGGACGTCAGCGAGATGGAATTGGCCAGCGCCTCGAAATCATAGCCTTCAACCGCGCGGAGCGAGAGCTTCACATGGTCCTTCTCGCCCGATCCGTAGATGGCGAAGCCGGCGCTGTCCGGCCCGCGATCCGTCATGACGCAGAGCATGGAAGAGAGCATGGCGCCGAGGTCCGGCTCCAGCTTGGGGTCCTTCAGGAAGATACCAACGATGCCACACATGGCGCACTCCGGGCCGGTCAGAAACCTTGACCAAAGTGGTACGCCGCCCAACGCCTCCCGTCAACGATCTAGAATAAAATTTTCTTGGCAGGAAAAGATGGTGGACGGAGCCGTCAGCGCGTGTCGCGGGCGTAGACGATGACGGACAGGTAGGTCATCGGCCGCACGATGAGCTCTTCCGGGCCATGGGCGGCGCCGGAATCGAACATCAGCGAATCGCCTGGCCGCAGGTGATAGGTGCGGTCGGCATGGCGATACATGACCTCGCCCGACAGCATGTAGAGGAACTCCACCCCCGCATGACGGAAGCCCGTATAAGGCGTCGCCTCTTCCGACAGGGTGATGAGATAGGGCTCCACCACGATGTCACCGCCAAGGCCATGGCCGAGCAATTCGTATTGGTGGCCGACCTTGGTGCCCCGCCGCTCGATGATGACGCCCTGGTGGGCGCGCACGAAGGAGCAGTCGCGCCGCTCCTCGAAGGCGGAGAACAGCGTGGTAATGGGGACGTTCAGCGCCTTGGCGATGGATTGCAGCGTCGCCAGAGACGGCGAGATCTGGCCGTTCTCGATCTTGGACAGCATGCCCACGGAAATGCTGGCCGCGCCCGCAAGGTCGGAGACGGTGAGGTCCAGTTGCCGGCGGATGGAGCGCACCTGCACGCCGAGGGCATGTTCCAGGGTGCTCGCGCTTGCCGCCGGTGCGTTCGATCCGGTCACATAATCGACCGCCTCGCTCTGATCGGCGACCTTCGCCTTGCGCTCCGCCACCCTCGTCCCTCCCTGGCCAAGACCCCTTTAGGCAGCTTGCCAGTTTCTGGAGAAGAAAAAACCCCCTTTCGTGCGCCGTTATGCGACGAAAGGCGGATTTGGCGTGATCAGTCGGATTTGTCCGCGCCGGAGAGGTTGTCCAGGTGCATTCGGATGTGGGCGGCCTCGGCCGGGGTGCGGGCAAGCGCAATGGCACGCACAAATGCCTCCCGTGCCTCGGCCGCGCGCCCCAGTTGTTTCAGGAAGGCACCTTTCACTCCGAAGAAATGAAAGTAGCCCGATAGGGGTCCGGCGAGAGGCTCGATCAGCGCCAGGGCCGCCTGCGCACCCGAGACCTTGGACACGGCCACCGCGCGGTTCAACGTGACAATGGGGGAGGGCTGCATGCGCTCCAGGGCCCCATAGAGGAAGGCGATCTGCGGCCAGTCGGTCTCGGCCGGAGTGGCGGCGCGGGCGTGCAAGGCGGCGATGGCCGCCTGCACCTGATAGGCGCCAGGCACGCAATGGCGCATGGCCTTGTCGATGAGGGCCAGCCCCTCCGCGATCATGGGCCGGCTCCACAAGGCCCGGTCCTGGTCCTCCAGCAGCACCGTGCCGCCGTCGGCGGCGAAACGCGCGGGGGCGCGGGCGTGCTGGAGCAGCATGAGGGCGGCAAGGCCCATGATTTCCGGCTCGGCCGGATAAAGACGCAGCAGCAGCCGGGCGAGGCGGATCGCCTCGTCGCACAACGGCCCGCGTCCCGCGCTCTCCGAAGGGCCAGCGGAATAGCCCTCGTTGAACAAGAGATAGACCATGGCCGCCACCGCCCCGAGGCGCTCCGCCCGCTCCACCGGGCCGGGCGGCTCGAAGGGCACGCCGGCTCCCGCCACCTTGCTCTTGGCGCGCGTGATGCGCTGTTCCATGGCGCTCTCCGAGACCAGGAAGGCGCGGGCGATTTGTGGCACGCTCATGCCGCAGACCACCCGCAGCGCCAGCGCGATCTGCTGCGTGGCGGGCAGGTCGGGATGGCAGCAGATGAAGAGCAGCCGCAGGATGTCGTCGCGATAGTCGGCG
This genomic interval from Aquabacter sp. L1I39 contains the following:
- a CDS encoding ammonium transporter; the protein is MTDQLTALTTIFTEFYFFLTVVLMFFIHVGFCMYEVGAARVKNVQHTLLKNTMAIPLVGLAFFLFGMWIYIAFQGWPVSSTALSFETGFEPWSTKIAPNLTDRISGVFWAAFALFGMTAASIVSGALIERTKTSGFFIIAVYVGAIAWVVPAAWAWAGNGWMAQYLGYHDQYCSAILHSVAGFATLGILIHVGPRIGKFAPDGTPREIPAHNPWLITIGLFMIYVGFWGFYAACHIPIANVGTEAAPYWTATNIYGVPITLSGVTMNFLMALFGGMVTAYLISNGNAYWTYSGGLTGLISASSGNDLYHPVVAMIIAIAGTIMAYKLHYWVERKYKIDDAVGAVAVHGYCGLFGGIVAGFALWGYPAIMPSDGTLIALSEGAGWFGRNAEGLPVVTPIGNIIGSLVFALGFGLIPGLIIGKLLKMAGLLRVAPAVEIHGLDGKHIPVTYPAASGMEAAFEAIQRKEAKL
- a CDS encoding FMN-binding glutamate synthase family protein, with translation MTSHTNVPRTLPRFSSTFDPHTLAEIRRAAATGIYDIRGGGTKRKLPHFDDLLFLGASVSRYPLEGYREKCGTDVVLGTRFAKKPIHLKTPVTIAGMSFGALSAPAKEALGRGASAMGTSTTTGDGGMTPEERGHSSTLVYQYLPSRYGMNPDDLRKADAIEVVIGQGAKPGGGGMLLGQKISDRVAAMRTLPKGIDQRSACRHPDWTGPDDLEIKIEELREITDWEKPIYVKVGASRPYYDISLAVKSGADVVVLDGMQGGTAATQDVFIEHVGIPILSAIRPAVQALQDLGMHRKVQLIVSGGIRNGADVAKALALGADAVAIGTAALVALGDNDPQYEEEYQALGTTAGAYDDWHEGRDPAGITTQDPELWSRLDPIKAGRRLANYLGVMTLEAQTIARACGKSHLHNLEPEDLVSLTIEAAAMAGVPLAGTNWIPGRTGF
- a CDS encoding class II glutamine amidotransferase codes for the protein MCGIVGIFLKDPKLEPDLGAMLSSMLCVMTDRGPDSAGFAIYGSGEKDHVKLSLRAVEGYDFEALANSISLTSGGAPKLVVRSTHAVIEVPKAHESAVRAALAERHPEVAIVGTGSRMEIFKEVGLPRQVAERFDLPRMSGTHGIGHTRMATESAVTTAGAHPFSTGADQCLVHNGSLSNHNDLRRNLRREGISFATENDSEVAAGYLTWRMQQGKSLGEALEAGLGDLDGFFTFVVGTESGFGVLRDPIACKPAVMAETDQYVAFGSEYRALVDLPGISKARVFEPEPATVYFWDRAA
- a CDS encoding helix-turn-helix domain-containing protein — translated: MAERKAKVADQSEAVDYVTGSNAPAASASTLEHALGVQVRSIRRQLDLTVSDLAGAASISVGMLSKIENGQISPSLATLQSIAKALNVPITTLFSAFEERRDCSFVRAHQGVIIERRGTKVGHQYELLGHGLGGDIVVEPYLITLSEEATPYTGFRHAGVEFLYMLSGEVMYRHADRTYHLRPGDSLMFDSGAAHGPEELIVRPMTYLSVIVYARDTR
- a CDS encoding RNA polymerase sigma factor; translation: MSELDFIASTLAGARPQAVAALLRYFRDLDLAEEAFQEASLRALSHWPKNGPPRDPAAWLILVGRNAALDHVRRRSRQAELPPEEDVSDLDDAEDRMAERLDGADYRDDILRLLFICCHPDLPATQQIALALRVVCGMSVPQIARAFLVSESAMEQRITRAKSKVAGAGVPFEPPGPVERAERLGAVAAMVYLLFNEGYSAGPSESAGRGPLCDEAIRLARLLLRLYPAEPEIMGLAALMLLQHARAPARFAADGGTVLLEDQDRALWSRPMIAEGLALIDKAMRHCVPGAYQVQAAIAALHARAATPAETDWPQIAFLYGALERMQPSPIVTLNRAVAVSKVSGAQAALALIEPLAGPLSGYFHFFGVKGAFLKQLGRAAEAREAFVRAIALARTPAEAAHIRMHLDNLSGADKSD
- the glnT gene encoding type III glutamate--ammonia ligase, which gives rise to MTRSFDLPREAEGRASIAASADLEKVAQEKGIKYFLISYVDLFGGLRAKLVPASAIGDMQKAGAGFAGFATWLDMSPADPDLFAVPDASSLIQLPWKPEIGWLASDLYMDGQEVAQAPRTVLKKQLAAASSLGYEMKTGVECEYFLISADGTAISDGSDRAEKPCYDQSALMRRYEVIKEICDAMLTLGWGAYQNDHEDANGQFEMNWNYDAALLTADRHVFFKFMVKSIAEKHGLRATFMPKPFINLTGSGCHVHVSLWNKGKNAFSDPKGELGVSSLGYNFIGGLIHNADALCAITNPTVNSYKRINAPRTISGATWAPNTVTYTGNNRTHMIRIPDAGRFEFRLADGAANPYLLQAGVLASGLDGITNARDPGKRLDINMYTDGHKVKGAKKLPLNMLDAMRALEKSKVLKDSLGESFVAGYLKLKTEEWNAYSRHLTQWERDNTLDI
- a CDS encoding protein glxC yields the protein MNAFNPDVTFDLAETPLRELNAALHKATGESNTRHWRVLNPNGRHALAAGVKAPLTIEVDGHVGYYCAGMNQQANVIIHGNAGVGVAENMMSGFVHVRGDASQSAGATAHGGMLRIDGNASARCGISMKGIDIIVQGSVGHMSAFMGQAGSLIVFGDAGDALGDSLYEAKLFVRGSVKSLGADCIEKELREEHKLHLHEKLTAAGLAGTVDVSEFKRYGSARQLYNFHIDNAGAY